A stretch of Brassica rapa cultivar Chiifu-401-42 chromosome A08, CAAS_Brap_v3.01, whole genome shotgun sequence DNA encodes these proteins:
- the LOC103835067 gene encoding cinnamyl alcohol dehydrogenase 8, protein MGKEAFGLAAKDNSGVLSTFHFSRRETGEKDVRFKVLFCGICHSDLHMIKNEWGISTYPLVPGHEIVGVVTEVGSKVTKFKTGDKVGVGCMVGSCGSCDSCTEGLENYCPKSIQTYGFKYYDDTITYGGYSDNMVCDEGFIIRMPDNLPLDAAAPLLCAGITVYSPLKYHGLDKPGMHIGVVGLGGLGHVAVKFAKAMGLKVTVISTSDSKRDEAINRLGADAFVVSRDQKQIKDAMRTLDGIINTVSATHSLLPLLGLLKPKGKLVMVGAPEKPLELPVMPLIFERKMVMGSMIGGIKETQEMVDMAGKHNITADIELISADYVNTAMERLEKADVRYRFVIDVANTLKPTPEL, encoded by the exons ATGGGAAAGGAGGCATTCGGATTGGCCGCAAAAGACAATTCTGGAGTTCTCTCGACTTTCCATTTCTCTAGAAg GGAGACAGGAGAGAAGGATGTTAGGTTCAAAGTTTTGTTCTGTGGAATCTGTCACTCTGATTTGCATATGATCAAGAATGAGTGGGGAATATCTACTTACCCTCTCGTCCCCGG GCATGAGATTGTTGGTGTGGTGACTGAAGTGGGAAGCAAAGTGACTAAATTCAAAACTGGAGACAAAGTCGGAGTAGGTTGCATGGTTGGCTCGTGCGGATCATGTGATAGCTGCACCGAAGGTCTCGAGAACTACTGTCCAAAATCGATCCAAACGTACGGATTCAAGTATTACGACGACACAATAACCTACGGTGGTTACTCCGACAACATGGTTTGCGACGAAGGTTTCATCATCCGTATGCCCGACAATCTCCCATTGGACGCTGCTGCTCCGCTACTATGCGCGGGGATCACGGTGTACTCCCCGCTAAAATATCACGGGCTCGACAAGCCTGGCATGCACATTGGTGTGGTTGGACTAGGCGGTTTGGGTCACGTTGCGGTGAAATTTGCTAAGGCTATGGGTCTTAAGGTTACGGTTATTAGTACTTCGGATAGTAAGAGAGACGAAGCGATTAATAGGCTTGGTGCGGACGCGTTCGTGGTGAGCCGTGACCAAAAACAGATTAAGGATGCAATGAGGACGTTGGATGGTATTATTAATACCGTATCTGCGACTCATTCCCTTCTTCCTCTGCTCGGTTTGTTAAAGCCCAAGGGAAAACTTGTTATGGTTGGTGCACCAGAAAAGCCACTCGAGCTCCCGGTCATGCCTCTCATCTTCG AGAGGAAGATGGTAATGGGAAGTATGATAGGAGGGATAAAAGAGACTCAAGAGATGGTGGATATGGCAGGAAAACACAACATCACTGCTGATATTGAGCTTATCTCTGCGGACTATGTCAACACTGCCATGGAACGGCTCGAGAAGGCCGACGTTAGATACCGTTTTGTGATTGATGTTGCCAACACATTGAAGCCTACTCCTgaattataa
- the LOC103835066 gene encoding pentatricopeptide repeat-containing protein At4g38010: MEKTALLELTSRCTSLRVFKQIQTQLISRHLLRDDSFVDKVVTFFGKSADFASYSCVFLHRILPSSTSFPYNTLLSSYAVCDKPRATILVYRTFLRNGFSPDTYTFPPLFKACGKFSGIGEGKQIHGAVRKMGFLSDVYVQNSLLHFYGTCGDLKSACKVFDEMPVRDVVSWTGVISGFSRIGLYKEALRMFLKMDVEANLATYVCALVASGRVGWLSLGQGIHGLIMKKAYLFRLEIGNALIDMYVKCERLCDAKRVFGELQVKDKVSWNSMISGLVQCKKPNEAIELFFSLMQTSSGVKPDGHILTSVLSACASLGAVEYGRWVHEYVVRAGIKWDTHIGTAVVDMYAKCGCIETALEVFNGIRSKNVYTWNALLGGLAIHGHGHESLRYVEEMVKLGFKPNEVTFLAVLNACCHTGLVDEGRRYFNKMKTGEYNLSPKLEHYGCLIDMLCRAGLLEEALELVKSMPVKPDVLICGAILSACKSRETLTELPKEILDSFLEMEFEDSGVYVLLSNIFAANRRWNDVAKIRRLMKVKGISKVPGSSAIDVN; the protein is encoded by the coding sequence ATGGAGAAAACAGCTCTTCTGGAGTTGACTAGCCGCTGCACCTCTCTTCGCGTCTTCAAACAGATACAGACTCAGCTAATTTCTCGCCATCTTCTTCGTGACGACTCATTCGTCGATAAAGTCGTGACCTTTTTCGGTAAATCCGCAGACTTCGCATCTTACAGCTGCGTATTCCTCCACAGAATCCTTCCTTCCTCAACCTCTTTCCCGTACAACACGCTCTTATCAAGCTACGCAGTCTGCGATAAACCCAGAGCGACGATCCTTGTTTACCGAACGTTTCTGAGAAATGGGTTTTCACCTGACACGTACACGTTCCCGCCGCTTTTCAAAGCCTGCGGGAAGTTCTCAGGGATCGGAGAAGGGAAACAGATTCATGGAGCTGTGAGGAAGATGGGTTTCTTGAGCGATGTATATGTGCAGAACTCGCTTCTTCATTTCTACGGCACGTGCGGAGATTTAAAGAGTGCGTGCaaggtgttcgacgaaatgcctgTGAGAGATGTGGTTTCGTGGACCGGCGTTATATCGGGTTTCTCGAGGATTGGGTTGTATAAAGAAGCTTTGAGGATGTTTCTAAAGATGGATGTTGAGGCTAATCTGGCTACGTATGTTTGTGCGTTGGTTGCTAGTGGGAGAGTAGGGTGGTTAAGTTTAGGGCAAGGGATCCATGGATTGATAATGAAGAAAGCTTATTTGTTCAGGTTAGAGATTGGTAATGCTCTTATAGATATGTATGTGAAATGTGAGCGGTTGTGTGATGCGAAGAGAGTCTTTGGTGAGCTGCAAGTGAAAGATAAAGTTTCTTGGAACAGTATGATCAGTGGATTGGTTCAGTGTAAAAAGCCTAACGAGGCGATTGAGTTGTTTTTTTCTCTGATGCAAACGTCTTCTGGAGTTAAGCCAGATGGGCATATACTTACAAGTGTTCTCTCTGCATGTGCTAGCTTAGGAGCTGTGGAGTACGGGAGATGGGTTCATGAGTATGTTGTGAGGGCTGGGATCAAATGGGACACGCATATCGGAACAGCGGTTGTTGACATGTATGCGAAATGTGGATGCATCGAAACGGCTTTGGAGGTTTTCAACGGAATCAGAAGCAAGAATGTGTATACTTGGAACGCTCTGTTAGGTGGTTTAGCTATCCATGGACATGGGCATGAGTCTCTTAGATACGTCGAAGAGATGGTTAAGCTCGGTTTTAAGCCCAATGAGGTGACTTTTCTTGCGGTTTTAAACGCGTGCTGCCACACCGGTTTGGTAGATGAAGGGAGAAGATATTTCAATAAGATGAAAACCGGAGAATACAATCTGTCTCCTAAGCTAGAGCATTATGGATGCTTGATCGATATGCTTTGTAGAGCTGGATTGTTAGAGGAAGCGTTGGAGCTTGTTAAATCGATGCCGGTTAAACCGGATGTGCTTATATGTGGAGCTATTCTTAGTGCTTGTAAGAGTAGAGAGACATTAACGGAGCTTCCTAAAGAGATATTGGATAGTTTTTTAGAGATGGAGTTTGAAGATAGTGGCGTTTATGTGTTACTGTCTAACATTTTTGCTGCTAACAGAAGATGGAATGATGTTGCTAAGATTAGGAGATTGATGAAGGTAAAAGGAATCTCAAAGGTTCCAGGATCAAGTGCTATAGACGTTAATTAA
- the LOC103835070 gene encoding rhamnogalacturonate lyase, producing the protein MSPQTYYSYIKFDLEIWKKKMISQKTIASWMICFLLLLLLPIAFSEPTRNLKGTNARAPTVQQIRNKEVIVDNGIVRVTFSNPKGLITGIKYNEIGNVLNPYLRARGYWDITWQTENNSLPKLDRIEGTNFRIITQNEEQVEISFSRTWNGGSDHIPLNVDKRYIIRTNTSGIYTYGIFERQPEWPEVEMGLIRVAFKLNPDRFHYMVVADNRQRQMPTDDDRDIHSGRAKPLAYKEAVKLTNPHNHMFKNQVDDKYQYSCEVKDNKVHGWISTKSNVGFWLISPSGEYRSGGPVKQELTSHVGPTTLTTFISQHYVGPDMETRYKTGEAWKKVLGPVFIYLNSDSTRNNLQHLLWEDAKRQTEQEVEAWPYGFVASSDFPTRQERGTITGRLFVNDRFLAPAGYAYIGLAPPGEAGSWQTNTKGYQFWTQTNETGYFTIDNVRPGTYNLYGWVHGFIGDFKYQNLVNVAAGSEISLDRVVFQPPRNGPTLWEIGVPDRTAREYFVPEPYENTMNPLYLNHTDKFRQYGLWQRYTELYPNHDLVYTVGVSNYSQDWFYAHVTRNIGGSTYVPATWQIVFELPYVNWRGSYTLQIALASAARANLKVRFNNEYSRPLLSAGVGRDNAIARHGIHGAYHLYSIDVPGRLLRTGTNTIYLRQSKAVGPFEGLMYDYIRLEEPSTT; encoded by the exons ATGTCTCCGCAAACATATTATTCTTACATTAAATTCGATCTTGAGATTTGGAAAAAGAAGATGATTTCGCAGAAGACGATAGCTTCGTGGATGATATGTTTCCTTCTGTTGCTTCTTCTTCCGATAGCTTTTTCTGAGCCGACAAG AAACTTAAAGGGAACAAATGCAAGAGCTCCAACAGTGCAGCAGATAAGAAACAAAGAG GTGATAGTGGACAATGGAATTGTGAGAGTGACTTTCTCGAATCCTAAAGGATTAATAACTGGGATCAAATACAATGAAATCGGCAATGTTCTTAATCCATATCTCCGAGCTCGAGG GTACTGGGACATAACATGGCAAACAGAAAACAACAGTCTCCCAAAGCTGGATAG AATCGAAGGAACCAACTTTAGAATCATAACTCAAAACGAAGAACAAGTGGAGATTTCTTTCTCCCGAACATGGAATGGTGGTTCTGATCATATTCCATTAAACGTAGACAAGAGGTATATTATACGTACGAATACTTCAGGAATCTACACTTATGGAATTTTTGAGAGACAACCCGAATGGCCAGAAGTGGAGATGGGTCTAATTCGAGTCGCATTCAAACTCAACCCTGATAg ATTCCATTACATGGTGGTGGCAGATAATCGGCAAAGACAAATGCCAACAGACGATGACCGTGACATCCACAGTGGCCGTGCCAAGCCCCTTGCTTACAAAGAGGCTGTCAAATTGACTAATCCTCACAACCATATGTTCAAAAACCAG GTGGATGATAAATACCAGTActcatgtgaggtcaaggacaACAAGGTGCATGGTTGGATATCGACCAAGTCCAATGTTGGTTTCTGGCTCATCTCACCGAGCGGTGAATACCGCTCTGGTGGACCGGTCAAACAGGAGCTCACGTCTCACGTCGGTCCCACGACCCTCACG ACCTTTATAAGCCAGCATTATGTTGGTCCGGACATGGAGACAAGGTACAAAACTGGTGAAGCGTGGAAAAAGGTCTTGGGACCTGTATTCATCTACTTAAACTCTGATTCCACCCGCAATAATCTACAACATTTGTTATGGGAAGATGCTAAACGACAG ACCGAACAAGAAGTTGAAGCATGGCCGTACGGTTTTGTAGCGTCCTCTGACTTTCCTACTCGTCAAGAAAGAGGAACCATTACCGGTCGACTCTTTGTCAACGACAG GTTCTTGGCTCCGGCAGGATATGCATACATCGGTTTAGCACCGCCAGGAGAAGCTGGTTCATGGCAAACAAATACTAAG GGATACCAATTTTGGACACAGACCAACGAAACCGGCTATTTCACCATTGATAACGTTAGACCGGGAACGTATAATCTATACGGATGGGTTCATGGTTTTATCGGAGACTTCAAATACCAAAACCTAGTTAACGTAGCTGCAGGTTCAGAGATAAGTCTTGATAGAGTTGTGTTCCAGCCTCCTAGGAATGGTCCAACGTTATGGGAGATTGGTGTACCGGACCGAACCGCCAGAGAATACTTTGTACCGGAACCATACGAGAATACAATGAACCCGTTATACTTAAACCACACTGACAA GTTTAGGCAGTATGGGTTATGGCAACGTTACACGGAGTTATATCCAAACCATGATCTCGTCTACACAGTTGGAGTTAGTAACTATAGTCAAGACTGGTTCTACGCTCACGTCACAAG GAACATTGGTGGTTCGACCTATGTACCAGCGACATGGCAGATTGTTTTTGAACTTCCATATGTGAACTGGCGAGGTAGCTACACATTGCAAATAGCTTTAGCTTCGGCTGCACGGGCTAACTTAAAAGTACGGTTCAACAACGAATACTCTCGGCCATTGTTATCTGCGGGTGTCGGAAGAGATAATGCTATAGCAAGACATGGAATCCATGGAGCCTACCATCTTTATAGCATTGATGTACCTGGAAGGTTACTAAGAACCGGGACCAACACAATCTATCTACGTCAGTCTAAAGCGGTGGGGCCGTTTGAAGGTCTTATGTATGATTACATTCGTCTTGAAGAGCCTTCTACAACTTAG
- the LOC103835071 gene encoding rhamnogalacturonate lyase, whose translation MSPQTYYSYIKFDLEIWKKKMISQKTIASWMICFLLLLLLPIAFSEPTRNLKGTNARAPTVQQIRNKEVIVDNGIVRVTFSNPKGLITGIKYNEIGNVLNPYLRARGYWDITWQTENNSLPKLDRIEGTNFRIITQNEEQVEISFSRTWNGGSDHIPLNVDKRYIIRTNTSGIYTYGIFERQPEWPEVEMGLIRVAFKLNPDRFHYMVVADNRQRQMPTDDDRDIHSGRAKPLAYKEAVKLTNPHNHMFKNQVDDKYQYSCEVKDNKVHGWISTKSNVGFWLISPSGEYRSGGPVKQGLTSHVGPTTLTTFISQHYVGPDMETRYKTGEAWKKVLGPVFIYLNSDSTRNNLQHLLWEDAKRQTEQEVEAWPYGFVASSDFPTRQERGTITGRLFVNDRFLAPAGYAYIGLAPPGEAGSWQTNTKGYQFWTQTNETGYFTIDNVRPGTYNLYGWVHGFIGDFKYQNLVNVAAGSEISLDRVVFQPPRNGPTLWEIGVPDRTAREYFVPEPYENTMNPLYLNHTDKFRQYGLWQRYTELYPNHDLVYTVGVSNYSQDWFYAHVTRNIGGSTYVPATWQIVFELPYVNWRGSYTLQIALASAARANLKVRFNNEYSRPLLSAGVGRDNAIARHGIHGAYHLYSIDVPGRLLRTGTNTIYLRQSKAVGPFEGLMYDYIRLEEPSTA comes from the exons ATGTCTCCGCAAACATATTATTCTTACATTAAATTCGATCTTGAGATTTGGAAAAAGAAGATGATTTCGCAGAAGACGATAGCTTCGTGGATGATATGTTTCCTTCTGTTGCTTCTTCTTCCGATAGCTTTTTCTGAGCCGACAAG AAACTTAAAGGGAACAAATGCAAGAGCTCCAACAGTGCAGCAGATAAGAAACAAAGAG GTGATAGTGGACAATGGAATTGTGAGAGTGACTTTCTCGAATCCTAAAGGATTAATAACTGGGATCAAATACAATGAAATCGGCAATGTTCTTAATCCATATCTCCGAGCTCGAGG GTACTGGGACATAACATGGCAAACAGAAAACAACAGTCTCCCAAAGCTGGATAG AATCGAAGGAACCAACTTTAGAATCATAACTCAAAACGAAGAACAAGTGGAGATTTCTTTCTCCCGAACATGGAATGGTGGTTCTGATCATATTCCATTAAACGTAGACAAGAGGTATATTATACGTACGAATACTTCAGGAATCTACACTTATGGAATTTTTGAGAGACAACCCGAATGGCCAGAAGTGGAGATGGGTCTAATTCGAGTCGCATTCAAACTCAACCCTGATAg ATTCCATTACATGGTGGTGGCAGATAATCGGCAAAGACAAATGCCAACAGACGATGACCGTGACATCCACAGTGGCCGTGCCAAGCCCCTTGCTTACAAAGAGGCTGTCAAATTGACTAATCCTCACAACCATATGTTCAAAAACCAG GTGGATGATAAATACCAGTActcatgtgaggtcaaggacaACAAGGTGCATGGTTGGATATCGACCAAGTCCAATGTTGGTTTCTGGCTCATCTCACCGAGCGGTGAATACCGCTCTGGTGGACCGGTCAAACAGGGGCTCACGTCTCACGTCGGTCCCACGACCCTCACG ACCTTTATAAGCCAGCATTATGTTGGTCCGGACATGGAGACAAGGTACAAAACTGGTGAAGCGTGGAAAAAGGTCTTGGGACCTGTATTCATCTACTTAAACTCTGATTCCACCCGCAATAATCTACAACATTTGTTATGGGAAGATGCTAAACGACAG ACCGAACAAGAAGTTGAAGCATGGCCGTACGGTTTTGTAGCGTCCTCTGACTTTCCTACTCGTCAAGAAAGAGGAACCATTACCGGTCGACTCTTTGTCAACGACAG GTTCTTGGCTCCGGCAGGATATGCATACATCGGTTTAGCACCGCCAGGAGAAGCTGGTTCATGGCAAACAAATACTAAG GGATACCAATTTTGGACACAGACCAACGAAACCGGCTATTTCACCATTGATAACGTTAGACCGGGAACGTATAATCTATACGGATGGGTTCATGGTTTTATCGGAGACTTCAAATACCAAAACCTAGTTAACGTAGCTGCAGGTTCAGAGATAAGTCTTGATAGAGTTGTGTTCCAGCCTCCTAGGAATGGTCCAACGTTATGGGAGATTGGTGTACCGGACCGAACCGCCAGAGAATACTTTGTACCGGAACCATACGAGAATACAATGAACCCGTTATACTTAAACCACACTGACAA GTTTAGGCAGTATGGGTTATGGCAACGTTACACGGAGTTATATCCAAACCATGATCTCGTCTACACAGTTGGAGTTAGTAACTATAGTCAAGACTGGTTCTACGCTCACGTCACAAG GAACATTGGTGGTTCGACCTATGTACCAGCGACATGGCAGATTGTTTTTGAACTTCCATATGTGAACTGGCGAGGTAGCTACACATTGCAAATAGCTTTAGCTTCGGCTGCACGGGCTAACTTAAAAGTACGGTTCAACAACGAATACTCTCGGCCATTGTTATCTGCGGGTGTCGGAAGAGATAATGCTATAGCAAGACATGGAATCCATGGAGCCTACCATCTTTATAGCATTGATGTACCTGGAAGGTTACTAAGAACCGGGACCAACACAATCTATCTACGTCAGTCTAAAGCGGTGGGGCCGTTTGAAGGTCTTATGTATGATTACATTCGTCTTGAAGAGCCTTCTACAGCTTAG
- the LOC117127273 gene encoding rhamnogalacturonate lyase: MSPQTSYSYIKFDLEIWKKKMISQKTIASWMICFLLLLLLPIAFSEPTRNLKGTNARAPTVQQIRNKEVIVDNGIVRVTFSNPEGLITGIKYNEIGNVLNPHLRARGYWDITWQTENNSLPKLDRIEGTNFRIITQNEEQVEISFSRTWNGGSDHIPLNVDKRYIIRTNTSGIYTYGIFERQPEWPEVEMAQIRVAFKLNPDRFHYMVVADNRQRQMPTDDDRDINSGRAKPLAYKEAVQLTNPHNQMFKNQVDDKYQYSCEVKDNKVHGWISTNSNVGFWLISPSGEYRSGGPVKQELTSHVGPTTLTTFISQHYVGPDMETWYKTGEAWKKVLGPVFIYLNSDSTRNNLQHLLWEDAKRQTEQEVEAWPYGFVASSDFPTRQERGTITGRLFVNDRFLAPAGYAYIGLAPPGEAGSWQTNTKGYQFWTQTNETGYFTIDNVRPGTYNLYGWVHGFIGDFKYQNLVNVAAGSEISLDRVVFQPPRNGPTLWEIGVPDRTAREYFVPEPYENTMNPLYLNHTDKFRQYGLWQRYTELYPNHDLVYTVGVSNYSQDWFYAHVTRNIGGSTYVPATWQIVFELPYVNWRGSYTLQIALASAARANLKVRFNNEYSRPLLSAGVGRDNAIARHGIHGAYHLYSIDVPGRLLRTGTNTIYLRQSKAVGPFEGLMYDYIRLEEPSTA; the protein is encoded by the exons ATGTCTCCACAAACATCTTATTCTTACATTAAATTCGATCTTGAGATTTGGAAAAAGAAGATGATTTCGCAGAAGACGATAGCTTCGTGGATGATATGTTTCCTTCTGTTGCTTCTTCTTCCGATAGCTTTTTCTGAGCCGACAAG AAACTTAAAGGGAACAAATGCAAGAGCTCCAACAGTGCAGCAGATAAGAAACAAAGAG GTGATAGTGGACAATGGAATTGTGAGAGTGACTTTCTCGAATCCTGAAGGATTAATAACTGGGATCAAATACAATGAAATCGGCAATGTTCTTAATCCACATCTCCGAGCTCGAGG GTACTGGGACATAACATGGCAAACAGAAAACAACAGTCTCCCAAAGTTGGACAG AATCGAAGGAACCAACTTTAGAATCATAACTCAAAACGAAGAACAAGTGGAGATTTCTTTCTCCCGAACATGGAATGGTGGTTCTGATCATATTCCATTAAACGTAGACAAGAGGTATATTATACGAACAAATACTTCAGGAATCTACACTTATGGAATTTTTGAGAGACAACCCGAATGGCCAGAAGTGGAGATGGCTCAAATTCGAGTCGCATTTAAACTCAACCCTGATAg ATTCCATTACATGGTGGTGGCGGATAATCGGCAAAGACAAATGCCAACAGACGATGACCGTGACATTAACAGTGGCCGTGCCAAGCCCCTTGCGTACAAAGAGGCTGTACAATTGACTAATCCTCATAACCAAATGTTCAAAAACCAG GTGGATGATAAATACCAGTACTCCTGTGAGGTCAAGGACAACAAGGTGCATGGTTGGATATCGACCAACTCCAATGTTGGTTTCTGGCTCATCTCACCGAGCGGTGAATACCGCTCTGGTGGACCGGTCAAACAGGAGCTCACGTCTCACGTCGGTCCCACGACCCTCACG ACCTTTATAAGCCAGCATTATGTTGGTCCGGACATGGAGACATGGTACAAAACTGGTGAAGCGTGGAAAAAGGTCTTGGGACCTGTATTCATCTACTTAAACTCTGATTCCACCCGCAATAATCTACAACATTTGTTATGGGAAGATGCTAAACGACAG ACCGAACAAGAAGTTGAAGCATGGCCGTACGGTTTTGTAGCGTCCTCTGACTTTCCTACTCGTCAAGAAAGAGGAACCATTACCGGTCGACTCTTTGTCAACGACAG GTTCTTGGCTCCGGCAGGATATGCATACATCGGTTTAGCACCGCCAGGAGAAGCTGGTTCATGGCAAACAAATACTAAG GGATACCAATTTTGGACACAGACCAACGAAACCGGCTATTTCACCATTGATAACGTTAGACCGGGAACGTATAATCTATACGGATGGGTTCATGGTTTTATCGGAGACTTCAAATACCAAAACCTAGTTAACGTAGCTGCAGGTTCAGAGATAAGTCTTGATAGAGTTGTGTTCCAGCCTCCTAGGAATGGTCCAACGTTATGGGAGATTGGTGTACCGGACCGAACCGCCAGAGAATACTTTGTACCGGAACCATACGAGAATACAATGAACCCGTTATACTTAAACCACACTGACAA GTTTAGGCAGTATGGGTTATGGCAACGTTACACGGAGTTATATCCAAACCATGATCTCGTCTACACAGTTGGAGTTAGTAACTATAGTCAAGACTGGTTCTACGCTCACGTCACAAG GAACATTGGTGGTTCGACCTATGTACCAGCGACATGGCAGATTGTTTTTGAACTTCCATATGTGAACTGGCGAGGTAGCTACACATTGCAAATAGCTTTAGCTTCGGCTGCACGGGCTAACTTAAAAGTACGGTTCAACAACGAATACTCTCGGCCATTGTTATCTGCGGGTGTCGGAAGAGATAATGCTATAGCAAGACATGGAATCCATGGAGCCTACCATCTTTATAGCATTGATGTACCTGGAAGGTTACTAAGAACCGGGACCAACACAATCTATCTACGTCAGTCTAAAGCGGTGGGGCCGTTTGAAGGTCTTATGTATGATTACATTCGTCTTGAAGAGCCTTCTACAGCTTAG
- the LOC103835069 gene encoding probable glycosyltransferase At5g03795 — protein MTITKPPQLSFSAASSPLCSLKGSLLTVAVLTFLSLFYLSLNSLRTPPPSPIVLESTIHVPHPQTKDESYSDVYHSPDSFRLNYAEMERKFKIYIYPDGDPNTFFQTPRKVTGKYASEGFFFKNIRESHFRTLDPEEADLFFVPVSPHKMRGNGTSYEDMTVIVRDYVDGLIAKYPYWNRTLGADHFFVTCHDVGVRAFEGSPVMIKNTIRVVCSPSYNVGFVPHKDVALPQVLQPFALPAGGNDVENRTTLGFWAGHRNSKIRVILARVWENDTELDISNNRINRATGHLVYQKRFYRTKFCICPGGSQVNSARITDSIHYGCVPVILSDYYDLPFSDILDWRKFAVVLRERDVYDLKQILKNITQSEFVSLHNNLVKVQKHFQWNTPPVKFDAFHMIMYELWLRHHVIKY, from the exons ATGACGATCACCAAACCGCCGCAGCTCTCTTTCTCCGCCGCCTCCTCGCCGCTATGCTCACTCAAAGGCTCACTCCTCACCGTCGCCGTCCTCACCTTCCTCTCCCTCTTCTACCTCTCTCTCAATTCCCTCCGCACTCCCCCGCCCTCTCCCATCGTGCTAGAGTCCACGATTCACGTTCCTCATCCTCAGACCAAGGATGAATCTTACTCCGACGTCTACCACTCTCCGGACTCGTTCCGGCTCAATTACGCTGAGATGGAGAGGAAGTTCAAAATCTACATATACCCCGACGGAGATCCCAACACGTTCTTCCAAACGCCGAGGAAAGTCACCGGCAAATACGCCAGCGAAGGCTTCTTCTTCAAAAACATCAGAGAGTCTCACTTCCGCACGTTGGATCCAGAGGAGGCCGATCTCTTCTTCGTCCCCGTTTCCCCTCACAAGATGCGTGGCAAT GGAACATCATATGAGGACATGACTGTGATTGTTAGAGATTACGTTGATGGGTTGATAGCGAAGTATCCTTATTGGAACAGAACTTTGGGAGCTGATCACTTTTTTGTGACGTGTCATGACGTTGGTGTTAGAGCGTTTGAAGGGTCTCCGGTTATGATTAAGAATACTATTAGGGTTGTGTGCTCTCCAAGTTATAATGTTGGTTTCGTTCCTCATAAAGATGTTGCTTTGCCTCAAGTGCTTCAGCCGTTTGCTCTCCCTGCCGGTGGCAATGATGTTGAGAACCG GACAACGCTTGGTTTTTGGGCTGGTCATAGAAACTCAAAGATACGTGTAATACTTGCCCGTGTGTGGGAGAACGACACTGAGCTCGATATTTCGAACAACAGAATAAATAGAGCTACAGGGCATTTGGTATATCAGAAGAGATTCTACAGGACTAAGTTCTGCATATGTCCTGGTGGTTCTCAAGTCAACAGTGCTCGCATTACTGACTCAATCCATTACGGATGTGTTCCTG TTATATTGTCAGACTACTACGACCTTCCTTTCAGCGACATTCTGGATTGGAGAAAGTTTGCGGTTGTACTCAGAGAGCGAGATGTGTATGACCTCAAGCAGATCCTCAAGAACATAACACAGTCAGAGTTTGTTTCCTTGCATAACAACTTAGTCAAG GTGCAAAAGCATTTTCAATGGAACACACCACCAGTTAAATTCGATGCGTTTCACATGATCATGTATGAACTATGGTTACGCCACCATGTCATCAAGTACTGA